A single Carnobacterium alterfunditum DSM 5972 DNA region contains:
- a CDS encoding DNA translocase FtsK, whose amino-acid sequence MPKYDGPSYQNNQDSQKKFKFPFYRDVKKVTSEEESFKTSHLKNNDIQSTKQLIEKNKKSSEVDFITFQKDNTSVRNYLSTISREEQKKQNELKKQKKQFEKRIKQTTYSKESLKHVATPFQEGRSSTPFKVQKVPSPYYGFQERSTEKDEETDYLEILTELEKEPEDRLLFEEYLLDKKDLFFDQKEEAVQEIEVIQEVAEVEEFEVMQETEEVEEFEVMQEAEEMEVIQETEEAEELEVMQEEELEVIQETEEAEESEVMQEEELEVIQETEEVEESEVIQVAEALQESEPKEIKKMDEISGNEEDAVNKSKLIVPTKTLRPAKKKRGLSRSLAGMIEDEQNIRLNRGKNIARYFGEGTAIPKKVRQPISPTRVSNKIKPKNSEEIENMELMAALSRMNYLDKQTFPTNDMEQPEKIEQSIEVQPEVQPEVQMDTNDMAETLIGIVEEENPITSASVEVIAAEKEIEDTVGNSNESIEMSEEIYDENYMFPSVDLLLRPVKLEPNAIDDWVLGQAEILNETLDAFNIHAQVIGWTIGPAVTQFELQLGRGVKVNKITNLSDDLKLSLAAKDIRIEAPILGKSSVGIEIPNKKSRPVMLSEVMESKEFIESDSPLTVAIGVNIAGDAVVSTIDKMPHGLIAGATGSGKSVFINSILISLLYKATPSEVRLILIDPKAVELAPYNEIPHLLSPVISEPKAASEALKWAVNEMEERYQKLAAAGVRNIQRFNEKAKEHKEFGLKMPYIVIVIDELADLMMVASNDVQDSIARITQKARAAGIHLIVATQRPSVDVITGTIKNNIPTRVAFMVSSQVDSRTILDTGGAEKLLGRGDMLFQENGSGRPIRVQGTYVEKEIERIVKHVKDQRPARYLFEPESLMAKLESVEGKDDLFEDVLPYIVSEGQVSASALQRKFKIGFNRAANLIESLESQNFISGHKGSKPREVFLTKVDYEEKFL is encoded by the coding sequence ATGCCTAAATATGATGGACCTAGTTATCAAAATAATCAAGATAGTCAAAAAAAATTCAAATTTCCTTTCTATCGTGACGTAAAGAAAGTAACGAGTGAGGAAGAGTCTTTTAAAACTTCCCATTTAAAAAATAATGACATTCAGTCAACTAAACAATTAATAGAAAAGAATAAAAAAAGTTCGGAAGTTGATTTTATAACTTTTCAAAAAGACAACACGTCCGTTAGAAATTACCTCTCCACCATTAGCAGAGAGGAACAAAAGAAACAGAATGAACTGAAAAAACAAAAAAAGCAATTTGAAAAAAGAATCAAGCAAACGACTTATTCAAAAGAATCTTTAAAACATGTGGCTACACCTTTTCAAGAAGGAAGAAGTTCGACTCCTTTTAAAGTTCAAAAGGTTCCTTCTCCTTATTATGGTTTTCAGGAAAGATCAACTGAAAAGGATGAAGAAACGGATTATTTGGAAATTCTTACAGAGTTAGAAAAAGAGCCGGAAGATCGTTTATTATTTGAAGAATATCTATTAGATAAAAAAGATTTGTTTTTTGATCAAAAAGAAGAAGCGGTACAAGAAATAGAAGTCATCCAAGAAGTAGCAGAAGTAGAAGAATTTGAAGTCATGCAAGAAACAGAAGAAGTAGAAGAATTTGAAGTTATGCAAGAAGCAGAAGAAATGGAAGTTATCCAAGAAACAGAAGAAGCAGAAGAATTGGAAGTCATGCAAGAAGAAGAACTGGAAGTTATCCAAGAAACAGAAGAAGCAGAAGAATCGGAAGTCATGCAAGAAGAAGAACTGGAAGTTATCCAAGAAACAGAAGAAGTAGAAGAATCGGAAGTTATCCAAGTAGCGGAAGCGTTACAAGAATCAGAACCAAAAGAAATTAAAAAAATGGACGAAATTTCAGGAAATGAAGAAGATGCTGTCAATAAGTCTAAATTAATAGTTCCAACTAAAACTTTACGTCCTGCTAAGAAAAAGCGTGGATTATCTCGTTCATTAGCAGGTATGATTGAGGATGAGCAAAACATTCGTCTTAACCGTGGGAAAAATATTGCAAGATATTTTGGTGAAGGAACTGCTATACCAAAAAAAGTCAGACAACCTATTAGTCCAACTCGAGTCTCTAATAAAATCAAGCCTAAGAATTCTGAAGAAATTGAAAACATGGAACTAATGGCTGCGTTAAGTCGAATGAATTATTTAGATAAGCAGACATTTCCGACCAATGATATGGAACAACCAGAAAAAATAGAGCAGTCAATTGAAGTACAACCAGAAGTACAACCAGAAGTTCAGATGGATACAAATGATATGGCTGAAACTCTTATCGGAATAGTTGAAGAAGAAAATCCTATTACTAGTGCTAGTGTAGAAGTAATAGCAGCCGAGAAAGAGATAGAAGATACAGTGGGAAATAGCAATGAATCAATAGAGATGAGTGAAGAAATATATGATGAGAATTATATGTTTCCATCAGTAGATCTTTTACTTCGCCCTGTGAAACTCGAACCGAACGCAATTGATGACTGGGTGTTAGGTCAAGCAGAAATATTGAATGAGACATTAGATGCATTCAATATTCATGCTCAAGTTATCGGTTGGACGATTGGACCAGCAGTTACTCAATTCGAACTTCAATTAGGTCGTGGTGTAAAAGTTAATAAAATAACAAACCTATCGGACGACTTGAAACTTTCATTAGCTGCAAAAGATATTCGTATTGAAGCTCCAATTTTAGGGAAAAGTTCAGTAGGCATTGAAATTCCAAATAAAAAATCTAGACCGGTCATGCTATCAGAAGTTATGGAAAGTAAAGAGTTTATAGAAAGTGATTCTCCTTTAACGGTAGCTATTGGGGTTAATATCGCAGGAGATGCGGTAGTTTCCACTATTGATAAGATGCCTCATGGACTGATTGCTGGTGCAACTGGTTCAGGTAAAAGTGTCTTTATTAATTCAATTTTAATAAGCTTACTGTATAAAGCTACGCCAAGTGAAGTGAGATTAATTTTAATTGATCCAAAAGCAGTTGAGTTGGCTCCTTATAATGAAATTCCTCATTTACTTTCACCGGTTATTTCTGAACCTAAAGCAGCAAGTGAAGCTTTAAAATGGGCAGTAAACGAAATGGAAGAGCGTTACCAAAAATTAGCTGCAGCCGGTGTTCGAAATATTCAACGATTTAATGAAAAAGCGAAAGAACATAAAGAATTTGGTTTGAAAATGCCTTATATAGTGATTGTCATCGATGAGTTAGCCGATTTAATGATGGTTGCTAGTAACGATGTGCAAGATTCTATTGCACGAATTACGCAAAAGGCTAGAGCAGCAGGTATTCATTTAATTGTAGCCACACAACGTCCTAGCGTGGATGTCATTACGGGTACAATAAAAAATAATATTCCAACTAGAGTAGCCTTTATGGTATCTAGCCAAGTAGACTCACGCACCATTCTAGATACTGGTGGAGCTGAAAAACTACTTGGTAGAGGAGATATGTTGTTTCAAGAAAATGGTTCAGGGCGTCCAATACGTGTGCAAGGTACGTATGTTGAAAAAGAAATAGAACGAATCGTCAAACATGTAAAAGATCAACGGCCCGCAAGGTATCTTTTTGAACCAGAATCTCTGATGGCAAAATTAGAATCAGTAGAAGGTAAAGATGATTTGTTTGAAGATGTACTGCCATATATTGTTTCAGAAGGGCAGGTATCGGCTTCAGCACTTCAGCGTAAATTTAAAATAGGATTCAATCGAGCAGCTAATTTGATTGAGTCGCTAGAAAGCCAGAATTTTATATCAGGACATAAAGGATCAAAACCGCGAGAAGTATTTTTGACTAAGGTAGATTATGAAGAAAAATTTCTATAA
- the murC gene encoding UDP-N-acetylmuramate--L-alanine ligase → MNKETIYHFVGIKGSGMSALALILHDKGFKVQGSDIEKYFFTQKNIEEAEIPIFNFNKENIKPGLTVISGNAFSDDHEEIVEANEIGLTVIRYHDFLGQFIGQFNSVAVTGSHGKTSTTGLLAHVLSSLKNTSYLIGDGTGHGVPDADFFILEACEYRRHFLAYQPDYAIMTNIDFDHPDYYSSIDDVFDAFQSMANQVKKAIVACGDDEQLEKLQANVPILYYGFGDHNDFQAKNMTRSTTGSTFDVYVRDEFYGHFDIPIFGKHNILNALSVIAICQYENIDKEGVIENLKTFKGVKRRFTEKQMLDMVIIDDYAHHPSEIRATIDAARQKYPDKEIIAIFQPHTFTRTVALLSEFAESLNLADSIYLCDIFGSARENQGDITIQDMVDKIDNGAVILSEENMSPLLEHHDAVAIFMGAGDVQKFELAYETLLSHSSLTN, encoded by the coding sequence ATGAATAAAGAAACAATTTATCATTTCGTTGGTATTAAAGGTTCAGGTATGAGTGCTCTTGCTTTGATTTTGCACGATAAAGGATTCAAAGTTCAAGGTTCTGATATAGAAAAATATTTCTTCACTCAAAAAAATATAGAAGAAGCTGAAATTCCAATTTTTAATTTTAATAAAGAAAATATCAAGCCAGGCTTAACCGTTATTTCTGGAAATGCCTTTTCAGACGACCATGAAGAGATTGTTGAGGCAAATGAAATAGGTTTAACTGTTATACGTTACCATGATTTTCTTGGACAGTTTATTGGTCAATTCAATAGTGTTGCTGTTACTGGTTCACACGGTAAAACAAGTACTACAGGTTTATTGGCGCATGTGTTAAGTTCACTTAAAAACACAAGTTATTTAATAGGAGATGGAACAGGTCATGGTGTACCTGATGCAGATTTCTTTATATTAGAAGCCTGTGAATACCGTCGTCATTTTTTAGCCTATCAACCAGATTATGCTATTATGACAAATATTGATTTTGATCATCCTGACTACTATAGCAGTATCGATGATGTCTTTGATGCTTTCCAATCAATGGCTAATCAAGTGAAGAAAGCCATAGTTGCTTGTGGAGACGATGAACAACTTGAAAAACTTCAAGCTAATGTGCCAATTCTATACTATGGTTTTGGGGATCATAATGATTTTCAAGCTAAAAATATGACTCGTTCAACAACGGGCTCTACTTTTGATGTTTATGTACGAGATGAGTTCTACGGGCATTTTGATATCCCTATATTTGGTAAACACAATATATTAAATGCACTTAGTGTGATAGCTATTTGTCAATATGAAAATATTGATAAAGAGGGTGTAATAGAAAATCTAAAGACATTTAAAGGCGTTAAGCGCAGATTTACTGAAAAACAAATGTTGGATATGGTGATCATTGATGATTATGCACATCATCCATCTGAAATTCGAGCAACAATTGATGCAGCTCGTCAAAAATATCCAGATAAAGAAATTATCGCTATTTTTCAACCACACACATTCACTAGGACAGTGGCATTGCTGAGTGAATTTGCGGAGTCGCTGAATTTGGCCGACTCGATTTATTTATGTGATATTTTTGGATCAGCACGTGAAAATCAAGGAGATATTACAATTCAAGATATGGTTGATAAAATCGATAATGGAGCGGTCATATTAAGTGAAGAGAATATGTCACCATTATTGGAACACCATGATGCAGTAGCTATTTTTATGGGTGCTGGAGATGTTCAAAAATTTGAATTGGCCTATGAAACATTGTTAAGCCATTCATCATTAACAAATTAA
- the polA gene encoding DNA polymerase I, producing MNEKKKLVLIDGNSVAYRAFFALHSQLERMKNKNGLHTNALYGFHNMIDNVLTKEKPTHILVAFDAGNTTFRHSYFEAYKAGRSKTPGEFSEQMPYLRDLLDGFGIKHYELKNFEADDIIGTLATQVDPTIYDVVVISGDRDLTQLAKENVRVDITVKGVSELKGHTIETIQEEMGISPLQIIDMKGLAGDASDNIPGVTKIGEKTALKLLKEYGSVEGIYENIDSLKKSKMKENLINEKEIALLSKKLATIDTEAPIEIKIDDLIFSGSHMEKLIAFYREMDFNSHLSKLDTSEYDAEQNNQKEEISYKIVSEITADMFNDDMALYVEMLEDNYHTSPIFCIGWGDDKQIYIAEPEIVFASEDFKSWASKAEAKKQVFDAKRTYVALKRQNIDITSINFDILLASYLLNTKDNSKDLSEVAIEHDYYEVSSDESVYGKGAKLAIPEEKSVTYDHIARKIKAIRVLSKQLNDNLEENEQTKLFNEMELPLSFILADMELTGVKVNDKRLMEMKEEFAIRLNDIEQRVYELAGEKFNLNSPKQLGVILFEKMGYPVIKKTKTGYSTAVDVLEQLREQAPIVEHILDYRQIAKIQSTYIEGLLKVIDKETGKIHTRYMQTVAQTGRLSSVDPNLQNIPIRLEEGRKIRQAFIPSHEGWKIFASDYSQIELRVLGHVSNDTLLKEAFIEGQDIHSSTAMRVFGIASPEEVSPEMRRRAKAVNFGIVYGISDYGLSQNLGISRKEAQQFIDTYFEKYPGVKTYMEDIVREAKDKGFVETLFQRRRYLPEINSRNFNLRSFAERIAINTPIQGSAADILKIAMIKMDKKLKELNMKATMLLQVHDELIFEVPEDEIEQLEALVVEVMEGAVELSVPLKVDSNSGKSWYEAK from the coding sequence ATGAATGAGAAAAAAAAATTAGTTCTAATCGATGGGAATAGTGTAGCATATAGAGCCTTCTTCGCGTTGCACTCTCAATTAGAGAGAATGAAAAATAAAAATGGATTACACACTAACGCATTATATGGATTTCATAATATGATTGACAATGTTTTAACAAAAGAAAAACCAACTCATATATTGGTCGCTTTTGATGCTGGAAATACGACATTTCGTCATAGTTATTTTGAAGCTTATAAAGCTGGACGTTCAAAAACACCAGGAGAATTTTCAGAACAAATGCCTTATTTGAGAGATTTGTTGGACGGATTTGGTATCAAACATTATGAATTGAAAAATTTCGAAGCAGATGATATTATTGGAACTTTGGCAACACAAGTTGATCCAACTATTTATGATGTAGTGGTTATTTCTGGAGACCGAGATTTAACACAATTGGCAAAAGAAAATGTGCGTGTTGATATCACGGTAAAAGGGGTCAGCGAATTAAAAGGTCACACAATTGAAACCATCCAAGAAGAGATGGGCATTAGCCCACTACAAATCATTGATATGAAAGGCTTAGCTGGGGATGCTTCGGATAATATACCAGGAGTAACTAAAATTGGTGAAAAGACGGCCCTTAAACTGTTGAAAGAATACGGTTCAGTAGAAGGAATCTATGAAAATATTGATTCATTAAAGAAAAGTAAGATGAAAGAAAATCTTATAAATGAAAAAGAAATAGCATTGTTAAGTAAAAAATTAGCAACTATCGATACCGAAGCTCCAATCGAAATCAAAATTGACGATTTAATTTTTTCTGGATCACACATGGAAAAACTTATAGCTTTTTATCGAGAAATGGATTTTAATTCTCATCTAAGTAAATTAGATACTTCTGAATATGACGCTGAACAAAATAACCAAAAAGAAGAAATTTCATATAAAATAGTGAGCGAAATTACAGCAGACATGTTTAATGATGATATGGCTCTTTACGTTGAAATGTTAGAGGATAACTATCATACGTCTCCAATTTTTTGCATAGGATGGGGCGATGATAAACAAATATATATTGCAGAACCTGAAATAGTTTTCGCTTCAGAAGATTTTAAAAGTTGGGCGAGTAAAGCAGAGGCTAAAAAACAAGTATTTGATGCCAAAAGAACCTATGTAGCTTTAAAGAGACAAAATATTGATATCACATCTATTAATTTTGATATCTTATTAGCCTCTTATCTACTGAATACCAAGGACAATAGTAAGGATTTATCTGAAGTTGCTATAGAACATGATTATTATGAAGTCTCTTCTGATGAAAGTGTCTATGGAAAAGGTGCAAAGCTTGCTATTCCGGAAGAAAAATCAGTAACATACGATCATATAGCAAGAAAAATAAAAGCAATCCGCGTTTTAAGCAAACAATTGAATGATAACTTAGAAGAAAATGAGCAAACTAAGTTGTTTAATGAAATGGAATTGCCTTTATCATTTATTTTAGCTGATATGGAACTTACTGGAGTAAAAGTAAATGACAAACGCCTAATGGAAATGAAAGAAGAATTTGCCATTCGACTAAATGATATTGAACAGCGAGTTTATGAATTAGCTGGTGAAAAATTCAATTTAAATTCACCAAAACAATTAGGTGTTATTTTATTTGAAAAGATGGGATATCCTGTCATCAAAAAAACCAAAACAGGTTATTCAACTGCAGTTGATGTTTTAGAGCAATTAAGAGAACAAGCACCTATTGTAGAGCACATTTTAGATTATCGACAAATTGCTAAAATCCAATCAACCTATATAGAAGGATTACTGAAAGTGATCGATAAAGAAACGGGTAAAATTCACACACGCTATATGCAGACGGTTGCACAAACTGGTCGTTTAAGTTCGGTTGACCCTAACCTGCAGAATATCCCGATTCGATTAGAAGAAGGTAGAAAAATCAGGCAAGCTTTCATTCCTAGTCATGAGGGTTGGAAAATCTTTGCATCTGATTACTCACAAATCGAATTGCGTGTATTGGGACATGTTTCAAATGATACACTATTAAAAGAAGCTTTTATTGAGGGTCAAGATATCCACTCAAGTACGGCTATGCGTGTTTTTGGTATTGCTTCTCCAGAAGAAGTTTCCCCTGAAATGCGACGCAGAGCTAAAGCAGTTAACTTCGGAATTGTCTACGGCATAAGCGATTATGGCTTATCACAAAACTTAGGTATCAGTCGAAAAGAAGCACAACAGTTTATTGATACGTATTTTGAAAAGTATCCAGGTGTAAAAACGTACATGGAAGATATTGTGAGAGAGGCAAAAGATAAAGGGTTTGTTGAAACGCTTTTCCAACGCCGTCGTTATTTACCAGAAATAAACTCTCGAAATTTCAATTTACGCTCATTCGCTGAAAGAATAGCAATCAACACACCTATCCAAGGTAGTGCAGCAGACATTTTAAAAATTGCTATGATCAAAATGGATAAAAAATTAAAAGAATTAAATATGAAAGCAACCATGTTGTTGCAAGTTCATGATGAACTTATTTTTGAAGTGCCCGAAGATGAAATAGAACAATTAGAAGCATTAGTAGTTGAAGTTATGGAAGGGGCAGTAGAATTATCTGTTCCGTTAAAAGTTGATAGCAATAGTGGGAAAAGTTGGTATGAAGCCAAATAA
- the mutM gene encoding DNA-formamidopyrimidine glycosylase has protein sequence MPELPEVETVRKGLEKLVSGASIKSVDVYWDRIISGSIASSEFKQLLTGEKIIGFDRRGKYIIFHFRQWAMVSHLRMEGKYEVEDSSKPLKKHTHVVFHLADGRDLRYLDVRKFGRMTLVPLGEEISMTGIRLLGPEPTEETFDETTFYNNLQTKKRAIKPLLLDQKIVAGLGNIYVDEALFLAKIHPLRIANSLKKDEVSQLHKAIIKVLGDAVEAGGTTIRSYQNALGEAGTFQVNLSVYGKKGIPCIHCGTPIEKIKVAQRGTHFCSKCQRLAADQ, from the coding sequence TTGCCAGAATTGCCAGAAGTTGAAACGGTTAGAAAAGGTTTAGAAAAACTTGTGTCAGGGGCAAGCATAAAATCCGTTGATGTATACTGGGATCGGATTATTTCTGGTTCTATCGCAAGCAGTGAATTTAAGCAGCTTCTAACAGGTGAAAAAATTATTGGCTTTGATCGACGTGGTAAATATATTATCTTTCATTTTAGGCAGTGGGCGATGGTTTCACACCTGCGTATGGAAGGTAAATATGAGGTAGAAGACTCATCAAAGCCACTCAAAAAGCACACGCACGTAGTTTTTCACTTAGCTGATGGGAGAGATTTACGTTATTTAGATGTACGCAAATTTGGCCGAATGACTCTTGTACCTTTAGGGGAAGAAATCAGTATGACAGGGATAAGATTACTTGGACCAGAGCCTACTGAAGAAACATTTGATGAAACAACTTTTTATAATAATTTGCAAACTAAAAAAAGAGCAATCAAACCGCTTTTATTGGATCAAAAGATCGTAGCTGGTTTAGGAAATATTTATGTAGATGAAGCACTTTTTCTAGCCAAAATACATCCATTAAGGATTGCAAACAGCTTGAAAAAAGATGAAGTTTCTCAGTTACACAAAGCAATCATAAAAGTACTTGGTGATGCAGTTGAAGCGGGCGGAACGACTATTCGCAGCTACCAAAATGCGTTAGGGGAAGCGGGAACCTTTCAAGTGAATTTATCGGTCTATGGTAAAAAAGGAATTCCCTGTATTCATTGTGGTACGCCAATAGAAAAAATAAAAGTTGCACAAAGAGGGACTCATTTTTGTTCTAAATGTCAACGATTGGCAGCTGATCAGTGA
- the coaE gene encoding dephospho-CoA kinase (Dephospho-CoA kinase (CoaE) performs the final step in coenzyme A biosynthesis.): MTVILGLTGGISTGKSTVSKIFKEQGYPVVDADVGAREVVKPGTDGLEKIKKEFGNKVILTDGTLDRTALAKIIFDDVEKRELLNKMLSQHIHQWIVTKKNDYLKQDPAIIVLDIPLLFEMGYENEVDQIMVVATSEEIQLNRLMKRDNIEKKEATQRINSQLPISKKVILGDIIIDNSGTIENTKKQVLDWINKNKD; the protein is encoded by the coding sequence ATGACTGTGATTTTAGGTTTAACAGGGGGGATTTCCACAGGAAAATCAACTGTAAGCAAGATATTCAAAGAGCAAGGCTATCCAGTAGTAGATGCAGATGTTGGAGCAAGAGAAGTAGTGAAACCAGGAACAGATGGTTTAGAAAAAATAAAAAAAGAATTTGGAAATAAGGTTATTCTGACAGATGGTACATTAGATCGTACTGCTTTGGCTAAAATCATATTTGATGATGTGGAAAAGAGAGAGTTGCTGAATAAAATGTTGTCACAACATATTCATCAATGGATCGTAACTAAAAAGAATGACTACCTGAAGCAAGACCCAGCAATCATTGTTCTGGATATTCCCCTTTTATTTGAAATGGGTTATGAAAATGAAGTGGATCAAATTATGGTGGTAGCTACATCAGAGGAGATCCAATTAAATCGATTAATGAAGAGAGACAATATTGAAAAAAAAGAAGCAACTCAAAGGATCAATTCCCAGTTGCCTATTTCAAAAAAAGTCATTCTTGGAGATATTATAATTGATAATAGCGGGACGATCGAAAATACAAAAAAACAAGTTTTAGACTGGATAAACAAAAATAAAGACTGA
- the nrdR gene encoding transcriptional regulator NrdR, translating into MQCPRCQNNNSKVVDSRPADDGRAIRRRRECEACKFRFTTFERVEKTPLLVIKKNGTREEFNREKILRGLIRSCEKRPVAMEQVEKIVDEVENQIRGLGENEISSAIIGEYIMEKLADIDEVAYIRFASVYRQFKDMSVFLKELQEFERKKAGKIN; encoded by the coding sequence ATGCAATGTCCACGCTGTCAAAATAATAATTCTAAAGTTGTCGATAGTCGTCCAGCAGATGATGGTCGTGCTATTCGCAGAAGAAGAGAATGCGAAGCTTGCAAGTTTCGTTTTACTACATTTGAAAGAGTAGAAAAAACACCTCTTTTAGTCATTAAAAAAAATGGCACTAGAGAAGAATTTAATCGAGAAAAAATTTTAAGAGGTCTAATACGCTCTTGTGAAAAACGTCCAGTAGCAATGGAACAAGTTGAAAAAATAGTAGATGAAGTAGAAAACCAAATCAGAGGATTAGGTGAAAATGAAATTTCCTCTGCTATTATTGGGGAGTACATTATGGAGAAATTAGCTGATATTGATGAAGTAGCTTATATCCGTTTTGCTAGTGTTTATCGCCAGTTTAAAGATATGAGTGTCTTTTTGAAAGAATTACAAGAATTTGAAAGAAAAAAAGCTGGAAAAATTAATTGA
- a CDS encoding replication initiation and membrane attachment family protein, with translation MGYPWKNLSPKDGFLVKQQALLSDIDQKILTFLYQPLIGTAAYSLYMTLWTEIEEEAYWSEGVLHSELLALLNIGIPELYQARIKLEAIGLLKTYLQTDPTKLIIYELQAPQTSDVFFKDDLLSLLLLERVGERKFKKLRNRFIIESIDKKKFQEVTKSFLDVFQFDTELLKREKELLKEPVSYIGKTSSSNPKIDSKTFDLKFFYAGLNQQYINRSSITKEIEEAVLVLHTLYGLDELALQQFVLNASDIETGQIDEKKMKKLAYDDYHNKNQQNISLKDVVEKDIQVDSNQQQMRENELTQRGLTKEDIAVIEVSEQISPVDFMNSIKDQKGGFVTKHEEWTLEEIVKKANLPTSVINILIHYILVVRNNPTLDQKLAYKIANDWAQEKVVAPEEAIHKVKKMYLENSEKRQQQENRSKTYAQNRNKGSYGKQTTIRKETLPDWAKAENNQTEETPMSEEEKQSFMERLKRIQNFGKEGE, from the coding sequence TTGGGGTATCCATGGAAAAACTTAAGTCCTAAAGATGGTTTTTTAGTAAAACAACAAGCTTTACTTTCGGATATCGATCAAAAAATTCTAACTTTTTTGTATCAACCTCTAATAGGGACTGCAGCATACAGTCTTTATATGACATTGTGGACTGAGATAGAAGAAGAAGCCTACTGGAGTGAAGGTGTCTTACATTCTGAGCTATTAGCATTGCTCAATATCGGTATTCCTGAGCTATACCAAGCTAGAATTAAGCTGGAAGCAATTGGATTGCTTAAAACGTATCTTCAAACAGATCCGACCAAACTAATAATATATGAATTGCAAGCTCCTCAAACAAGTGATGTCTTTTTTAAAGATGACTTGTTGAGCTTATTATTATTAGAAAGAGTAGGAGAACGAAAGTTTAAAAAATTAAGAAATCGATTTATTATTGAAAGTATAGATAAAAAGAAGTTTCAAGAAGTCACGAAGTCTTTTTTAGATGTTTTTCAATTTGATACTGAATTATTAAAACGAGAAAAAGAACTGCTGAAAGAACCTGTTTCATATATCGGTAAAACAAGTTCTTCAAATCCTAAAATCGATTCGAAAACATTTGATTTGAAGTTTTTTTATGCAGGATTGAATCAGCAATATATTAATCGCTCTTCTATTACTAAAGAAATAGAAGAAGCGGTACTGGTGTTGCATACATTATACGGATTAGATGAATTAGCGTTGCAACAATTTGTGCTGAATGCTTCAGATATTGAAACAGGTCAAATTGACGAAAAAAAAATGAAGAAGCTAGCATATGATGATTATCATAATAAAAACCAACAAAATATTTCTTTAAAAGATGTGGTAGAAAAAGATATACAAGTTGATTCTAACCAACAACAAATGCGTGAGAATGAACTGACCCAAAGAGGTTTAACAAAAGAGGATATTGCAGTTATTGAAGTGAGTGAGCAAATAAGTCCGGTTGATTTTATGAACTCTATAAAAGATCAAAAGGGTGGTTTTGTAACAAAACATGAAGAGTGGACTTTGGAAGAAATCGTTAAGAAAGCTAATTTACCGACCTCAGTTATCAATATCCTGATTCATTATATTTTAGTTGTGAGAAACAACCCAACACTTGATCAAAAGTTAGCTTATAAAATTGCAAATGACTGGGCGCAAGAAAAAGTAGTCGCACCTGAAGAAGCTATTCATAAAGTGAAAAAAATGTATTTAGAAAATTCTGAGAAAAGACAACAACAAGAAAATCGTAGTAAAACTTACGCACAAAATAGAAATAAAGGTAGTTATGGCAAGCAAACGACTATAAGGAAAGAAACGCTTCCTGATTGGGCTAAAGCAGAAAATAACCAAACAGAAGAAACGCCAATGAGTGAAGAAGAGAAACAATCCTTTATGGAACGTTTGAAACGAATACAAAATTTTGGCAAAGAAGGTGAATAG